In the Vibrio sp. FE10 genome, GATTATGACTTCAATGCGTATCGTGCCAAATACAATGACTTTACTAATGCTGCCTTTGTTATTCCTAAGGAAGGCTCAATTGCTGTTCCCTATGTAATGAGTAAAGTTAAGAACTCTCCAAACTCAGAAAATGCCCAGAAGATTTTAGACTTTGTATTGTCAGATAAAGGCCAACAACTGTGGGCTGAAGCATACTTACGCCCGGCTATCGATGGCGTTATGAGTGAAGAGGCACAGAGTAAATTTCTTCCTGCATCAGAATACGAACGAGTTGGGTCTGTCGACTTTGCAAAAATGTCTGAAAACCAGTCTACGTTTGCGGATATGTATATCCGAGAAGTGAATTAATAGCTTATCAAAATGTTGGATGGCGGGGTTAAGCCCGCCAATATCTCTATGAAAAATAATCGTATTTCCTTATTTCTGATTTTGCCAGCCATCATCGTTAGCTGTGCATTTTTTTTATTGCCTGTCGCCCAGCTAGTCAAGGTGTCGTTAGTGGATGGTGGCGCTATAAGTTATTGGCATATTTTAACCAGACCTATTTATTTCAAGAGTCTGGTATCGACGGTTGGACTCTCTGTTCTTGTGACTTTAGTTAGTTTAACGATAGCGACCATCACAGGACTATTTTTAACTCGCTATGAATTTAAAGGTAAACAGCTCTTGGTTGCGATGTTGAGCTTTCCACTGGCCTTCCCGGGCGTTGTTATTGGATTTTTTGTCATCATGCTTGCGGGAAGGCAAGGGCTCTTTGCCCAGTTAGGGCTGATGTTAACGGGTGATCGTTGGATGTTCGCATACACAATGGCAGGGCTATTCTTGGGCTATTTATATTTTTCTATTCCCCGCGTGGTTTTGACTGTAATGGGAACTGCTGAAAAGCTTGATCATAACCTACTTGAAGCCGGTCGTTCATTAGGTGCAAATCGTTGGCAGATCTTTAAGGATGTGACACTTCCAGCTCTAACCCCAGGGTTAATTTCTTCGGGTTCGATATGTTTTGCTACGTCAATGGGCGCATTTGGTACCGCGTTTACGTTGGCAACGAACATCAACGTTCTCCCTATGACGATATATACAGAATTTACGCTCAATGCCAATTTTGCCATGGCAGCGGCGCTGAGCTTAATCCTTGGTTTAGCTACTTGGGTTTGTCTAGCGTTGGCGAAGCGTCATGGTAACGCATCAGTTGCGATGGGGGGCTAATCATGAAGAAAGACAAATACTTCTACATTCAACTTCTATTCACACTGACCGTCTGCGCATTCTTGATTGTGCCCGTATTTATGTCTGTAGTCGCTGGCCTGACAAATAACTATTTTGTCGGTATTAAAAGCGGATTTACGTTTAGGTGGGTTGAACAGGTATGGGCATTGTACTCAGATACTATTTGGCTAACTTTGCAAATAGCTATCGCTACCACGCTAATTAATGTTGTCGTAGGTGTGCCTTGTGCTTACGTACTTGCGAAAAGTAAAAGTAGATGGGCTTCTATTTTTGACGAGCTACTAACACTACCCATTGCAATTCCGGGGATGGCTATTTCGTTAGGTTTAATTCTAGCCTATGGAGGATTCACTGACTTCCGATCAAGCTGGATGTTTATTCTCGTTGGACATGTGATTTTTACACTGCCGTTCATGGTTAAGTCGGTGCTGTCAATTTTGCAGAGTATTAATTTCCGTGTTCTTGAGGAAGGAGCAGCAAGTCTTGGCGCGACTTTTTGGCCGCGATTTTTTGATGTGATAATTCCCAACTGCAAGGCCGGTATTGTCGCAGGTATGTTGATGACTCTCACTTTGTCAATTGGTGAATTTAACCTGACATGGATGCTACACACGCCATTAACTAAGACTTTACCAGTGGGTTTAGCTGACTCATACGCTTCAATGAGGCTTGAAATTAGCTCGGCTTACACACTAATTTTCCTTTGTTTAATTCTCCCTCTATTGGTCTTGGCTCAAGCATTGAACAAGAAACCAGTGACAAATAATTAAGATCAAAATCAATATGTTAGAACAGCAAAATGGCGTAGAAATTTCGCTAAACAATATTACGAAGACATTTCCAGATGGCACACTGGCGCTGAAGCCAACGAGCCTAAAAATCGAGGCGGGCGAAATCTTAGTTTTGCTTGGACCATCAGGATGCGGAAAAACAACCACATTACGTATGATTGCGGGCTTAGAGTTTGCTGATGACAACGGTGGAACCATTGTGTTTGGTGACCACGATGTTACTGGTTTGCCTATCGAGAAGCGTAAAGTGGGGATGGTATTTCAGTCTTATGCGCTATTCCCAAATATGAATGTAAGTGAAAATATCACTTATGGTTTGAAAGTTCGTGGTGTTGGTGAGTCTGAACGAGCAGGAAGACTCAAAGAAATGCTTAAGATGTTCGATTTGGAAAAGTATGCCAGTCGAAACGTACATCAGCTTTCTGGCGGACAGCGTCAACGTGTTGCGTTAGCTAGGGCTATCATTACTGAACCCGATGTCCTTTTACTGGATGAACCGTTATCCGCGTTAGATGCTCTACTGAAGCAAAGGTTGCGCGGCGATATCCGAGACCTTCTAAAAAGGTTGGGAATAACAGCGATTTATGTGACTCATGATCAAGAAGAGGCAATGGCTATGGGCGATAGAATTGCAGTTTTAGACCATGGAGAAATCGCACAAATTGGCTCAGCAAAAGATATCTATTTGAGTCCGGTTAACAATTTTGTTGCCGATTTCATTGGTCAAATGAACCGTCTCGAAGGACAGGTGAGTGAGGGATGCCTGTTGTTGGATACATGTAAGCAGATTATTTTGCCCGATCAGGTTCTCGCACAAGTATCTACTCACAAAGAAATTAGCGTAATGCTAAGGCCTGAAGATATTTTATTAACGGAAGTGACTGATAAAAACAACGGACTAACGGCAACGGTTATTAGTACGGTCTTTCTTGGTGATCGTACACGTGTCACTCTCTCTGGGGTACAGAAAATGAGCACTTTGATGGTTGATTGCTTTGCGCGCGTTGATTACCAAACTGGTCAAGTTGTAGCGGTCTCTTTTGCCCCTGAACGGCTCATCCCTTTGAAGAAGTAATACCATGTTAATTGCACAACTGACAGACTTGCACATCAAGCAGGGTGGCAAGCACGCCTATAAGAAAGTCGATACGTTGACTTGTTTGTATGATGCCGTCAATCATATCAATGCCTTACATCCAAAACCTGATTGTGTTGTGGTGACGGGAGACTTGGGTGATTTCGGAGTGTCTGAAGAGTATCAATTGATCAATAAGGCTCTCGCAGAATTTGAAATGCCATTGTATGTTATTCCTGGGAACCATGATGATAGACACAATCTGCGTCAGGGGTTGTCGAATCTTGTTTCATTTGATCACGATGAATATTGTAATTTTGTCGTAGATATCCATGACGAAGTGCTTATTGGCTTAGACTCTTCGGTCCTTGGTAAACCTTATGGATATTTAGCAGCGGATACTTTGGAATGGCTTAGTTTGGTATTGGAGCAATATCGAGATAGGCCAATAATGTTGTTCATCCATCACCCACCGATGGCCGTAGGTTTAAATCATATGGATGTGCAGAACTTGCAGAATGCTGATGAATTTTACGAAGTAATTAAGCCTTTTAGCAATATCTTGGGTATTTGTGCTGGCCACCTACATCGACCAATTACGGCAGTTTGGAATTCAATTCCAGTTTGGGTGGGGCCTTCTCATAGTCATTCAGTCACATTAGATCTGGATCCAAAGGCAAACTCGTCATTTTCATTAGAACCTAAAGCTATACAGCTTCTGACCATAGCTGAGAATTCTGTGGTTTCTCATATTAGCTACATAGAAGATAGTGATGGTCCCTATCCATTCTTTGACCAATATGGTGCTTTGATCGATTAAACCATTGCGATCGTAAGTTGATTCATTGCGAGCCAATAACGCCATTTGTTACACGTGACAAATGGCGTTATTTTGGGAGCTAAGAGCTAAGAGCTAAGAGCTAAGAGCTAAGTTTTTGTTGGTACAGATAAAACAACTGAGTTTTACCAAGTCAACTCTAAGAACGCTTAACCTTTTTGGACATGTAATCAGAATCAAAAAACTCAGGCCAGTACATTTTCACATAGCCGCCAGCAACCCAAATCACCAAGATAGTCGCGATGGTAAGCTCGAAGAAGCCAAACTTGTGTAGCCAGTACCATTGTGGGTATTCAGCGCCGAAAAAGGTGGTTAAGCGATGCATGGCAATGGCGCTGATCACTGATGGGAAGGTAACCGCAGCAATGGAAGGTTGGAACTTTAAGCGCATCAAGCGGATGTAACACAAGTAAATCAGCAGGGTCATGGTGATGGCGATACCCGCTAAAGCGCCGGTCAGGATCGGGTCTGGGTTATCAAAGTTGACTAAGTAAGCGGCCAAAGATAAGTTGACTGGCGCTGCCATGATTGCCAATGTTGGTCTTGCTCTTCGAGGTAAATTCCCTTCAAAAACCAAGCGGTATAGCACTACGGGTAACATGAAGAAGTAGATACCAATACACGTCGCGGCCAGCGTTTCTGAAAAGACAGTGTGCCCAAACTGTGTACCTGCTAATGAACTGCTTATCAGTCCTACCGGATACAGAAACCAACTTGGAACAATGTTCGACATTTTGAAATTGACGATTTGGAAACCGAAGAACAACACCATCATCGTAAAGTGCAGCAATAACGCGCAGAACCAAATTGGGTAGGCGATTATTGGAGATATCTCAGCGAGATAGTCACACAGAATCAATAACGCCATGCTCATCGGTGCCATTAAGCTTCCGCTTAGTGGATGGCGAATATCATTGATGAAGGTATTAAAGCTGGTGAGATAACGAAGTAAAACGGGCAGTAATAACAGCGCACCGAAAGCAGCAAGGTAAGGGCGAATGATCTCACCAACCCCTGGAAGGTATAATGCCCAAGCTTGTCCTAGTCCAATTACACCAAGTGCTAAAGACGCCTGAGAAGGCGGCACATTTTTTACTTGGGTTAATCTTCTCCAGTTCAACGACTTGCTCCAGCTCAGTTATCTACAGCATGTGGGTGCTTATAGAATATCAGTGAATAATAGAATTTTTGCTCTAGTTAGAGCGTATAGCTGTGCCATCAATAGATGTTGAGGGCGTTCAACTAATTTTGAGTGGATGATACCAAGTTTAACGTTTGCTTTTTTGATTTTGATGCGGAATCGGGACATTAAGCACGTTGAATGTGTGCTTTTGTTTCATGAGTCATTTGTAATTAACGTACTTCCTCTTGCTGAGGGAGGTCTTGTTGTCTTAACTTCTCGTTTTTAAGTGTACGGTTCAATAGTTGGCTGTAAATTGGCTGACCGCCAAGCATTTGCGCAATGATCACTGCGCCCAAGCAAGTAATGATCAATGGCAGGATAAGGTAGTAATTATTGGTCATTTCGATAACCAGTAATATACCCGTAATCGGCGCACGCACGGTTGCAGCGAATAAGGCGCCCATACCTGCAATAGCAAACATACCCGGTTCAATATTCAATTCAGGAAAGAATGCTGCAGCAATAAGCCCAAATGCGTAACCAAAGAGTGTGCCGAGTGCGAGCATTGGTGCAAAGATACCGCCGGGAGCGCCAGAACCAAAACAAAGCAGAGTAGTCAGAACACGTCCTAGGAAGATCAACAACAAGACGTTGGTGCTGTAACTGCCATTGGTGATGTTGGGGATAATACCAATACCACCACCAGTCAATTCGGGAATATAAAGAAGTAACAGGCCAAAGCAGCCACCGAGCAAGGTACCTGTGATTAAGTAGCGTTTACGGTCGTTCTTATGGATCGCCACAAACATGTCTTGGGAGAGTGTAATCAACTTATTGAAAATCACGCCAAACAGGCCAAACAACACACCTAACAATAGGAACAACCAAAGTGCATCCAGTTCAGGTGGCTGGTATTGCGGCATGGTGATAACAGCAGACTGTCCGTTGATCGAACGAAACACAATATTGGCTGATACAGCGGAAATGATGACGGCTTTGATTGAAATGAGTGAGTAGCGAAACTGTGGTCTCATTTCTTCAACGACAAACATGATCCCAGCGAGTGGGGCGTTGAATGCAGCCGCTAAGCCACCTGCAGCACCTGAAGCAAGCAATGAGTGTCGAGTATCATCATCTTTTACTCTGAAGATGTCAGTCACCATACGGCCGATACTGCCACCCATTTGAACAGTTGGCCCTTCACGGCCTAACACCATACCTGAGCCTAACGCACCCATACCGCCAAAGAATTTTACTGGTAATACTCTCCACCAACGAACAGGACGCATGCCATCCATCGCGCCTTCTATTTCAGGAATACCTGATCCTGCAGCCTCTGGAGCAAAGCGATGTACGAGAAAGTAACCGATAAAGGCAAATGCAGCACTGATAAGGAAGGCCGCAAGCCAAAGGGGTAAGTGGCTACCGATTTCATCTTTCAGCCAATCGGTACGAGTTTCTGTGATGAAATGAACCGCGACTTCGAAATAGGTACCAACAACGCCAGCAAGCACACCAACAATGCAAGAAAGAACCAGAACTGAAGCTGGGGTCTTATCTCTTGAGAGAAATTGATTAATAGCATCCCTTGGCATTTTAGCTAATAGGGACTGCTTAATTTTCTCTCTTCTGGTCATTGAGATAAGGCTCCTGAATGGGTTGAGGTGGGACTTCAGTAAATTATACGCTTCCTCTGCATATCCTATAGCAGCAAAGATGCAAAGTTGAATTTCATTTATGGAATATACGTGTTACATAAATGGAATCTATGGGCAATAGTGGAATCACCGTCACAATTTTGATCGATTCTCAGGTGGCACCTTGAATATCCCCAAAAATGAACCATAGTTAAATCGTAAAGCAACATAACAAACCGCAAGGAGACGTGAGGTTTTACACACAATTTGGATGGATTCAGATACAAAGTTTTAGTTTCTCGTTAATTGTTCAGGTCGATATTTAAGGCTTCCTGATTCGCGAACTCACGATTGAGTAACGAGAGTGAGGCGTACTTTAGGTACGCCTTTAGTTCGTCTGGAGCATTCATTTTTTATCGTTATCCCCTTTCTACTGACACTCATACCACTTCTGGCTTAAATCATTCTCCGTATAAACAAGCGATTGGGGTCAATTTCTCCGTGATTGTGTATATACTCCTTAAAAAAGGAGAACTAATATGACCAAAAAAGTTCCTACAAACATAATTACGGGTTTTCTAGGTGTCGGTAAGACGACCGCTATTTTGAACCTTCTAAAAAATAAACCTGAGAATGAAAACTGGGCTGTCCTGGTTAATGAGTTTGGCGAAATCGGCATTGATGGCGCATTAATGACAGACCAAGGTGCTTTGATTAAAGAAGTTCCGGGTGGCTGCATGTGTTGTACTGCAGGTGTTCCTATGTCGGTAGGTATTAATGCCTTGCTGCGTCAAAAACCGGATCGCTTATTGATTGAGCCAACAGGGCTTGGTCATCCAAAGCAGGTTATTGCTACTTTAACTTCAGAGCAATACACACCCTATGTGGACTTAAAAGCGACGTTAGGCTTAGTTGACCCAAGAAATCTGTCGATTGAGAAATACACCTCTAATCAGAATTTTAATGATCAGCTAGACAGTGCTGATGTGATCTTGGGTACCAAAGTAGATTTGGTTCATTCTGAAGATATCGATGCATTCAATGATTGGGTGACCGATCAAACTCCAGCGAAAGTGTTCCATAAGCTGATTCACGATGGTGAAGTGCCATTGGAAGTGTTGGACATTGAAAGGGTATATGGCAGTGCTTCATCTCATCTTGAATCGCACCATCACGATCACGCTGAACAAGAGCCTCAATTCCAACTTCCTCCGGGCGAAGCTTTTATCCGCAAAGAAAATAAAGGACAGGGCTACTTTAGCTGTGGCTGGTTGTTTGGCGCTGAACATAAGTTTGATTTCGATGCGTTGTTCTCAATGTTGTCGGACCTGACGGCTGAGCGTGTAAAAGCAGTGGTAAACACCGATCAAGGTTGCTACGCGTTTAACGTGGCGAATCAAGTGGTGTCAGTGAATGAAATTTCCCTTGATGGTTTTGAATCTCGACTGGAAGTGATCGACTCGCAGTTAATGCCTTGGGGCGATCTCGAGCAGATTCTACTCAAGCTGTGTGGTATCAAATAGCGGTTTAAATAACTCAAGTATCCAAAGTTGTATATGTCGACTTCATAGTTGGCATATATAGCTTCATGTTCATACTCCACTCTGCTTGCTTTCTAAGCACCATTTCGAATCTCATTCCCTCTTTTTACTTTCGAAAAATTATCAAACCTTCTGCTTATCCAGAATAGTCCTAATCAAGAATATTTCCGGCCTCATTGATATTAAAAGAACCTCATTGATGAGGTCGGCCTGTTTTCATTCATATTTTGGGTTGGGATACTGTATCGCGGGTAAGTCATGAGCTTACTTCACCTTATGTAGGTAGTACTTGCCTTATCATCAGATGACTAATGCTCATGCCTAACAAGTACCTAATTACTTGGCGATTTCAATCTGATTTACATTACAAAAATAAGATAATTTTTTAAAAAATAATATGAATGGTCTTGAGATTAAACTGTGTCTTTTATTGTTTATAGGCCTGGTACTAATAATCTATTAAATAGATCTAACTACTCAATAATGGGGAACCTGTGAGCGTAATTTCATTGACGATACTCTTTCTACTTACTGGGCTGATACTAACTAAGTGTTTTGGACGAAGCGTTAAGAAGAAAGCAAAGCATTTTGTCTATTTTGGAGATGGATCTTACTCAGAATATCAAACTAAAAAGTTAGCGATTGCTAAGGTGAAAGAAGTACATGTAGAAGCAAAGAAAACCAAAGCATATTTACGAGCAAAAAATATGCGTAAATCTGAGATAAGGTTTGCTTATCACAATGCTGATTTGATGGAACATACTCATTATTCAAATGAGTCGCCACACAAGGGTGAAATGAATAACTCCAAAAATTTTGACATTAGGTAGATGATTTCGAGGTGCACTAAGCTTATTTGCAGTTCTTAACTAAGCTAAAATCTAGAAGTACAAGGTTGGTAAACGCGTAGTAAATTTTATCGATAATCATTAAAATATCTATTCTTTTGGTATTGAACGAAATTTACCTCGATGGCTTTGAGTCTCGACTGGAAGTGATCGACTCGCAGTTAATGCCTTGGAGCGATCTCGAGCAGATTCTACTCAAGCTGTGTGGCATTAAATAGCCCTGTTTTGGCTGTTTGAAGCGATGATCTTGGTGTTTACCTCGTTGAAGGCGCGGTAAACACCAGATTAAATGAGAAAGTTTGCGTTATATCACGATAAATGTGAGATAAATCACTCTAATTACTTTATAGTGCTCGGCTGAAATAAGAATGTAGGCTGTCTGCTTAAGGAACCCGTAACAATGTCATTTTCCTCTCAAGGTTTTGCTCCTGAATTAGTCAAAGCGTTGACTGAGTGTGGTTATGAGAAACTCACACCAATTCAACAAAAGGCGATTCCAATGGCTCGTAAAGGCCATGATATTTTTGCTACTGCTCAAACCGGTACGGGTAAAACAGCGGCATTTTCATTGCCTGTTATTCAGCACCTTTTGAACAGCGGTAAAAAGGCGTCTAGAGGAACGGCTCGCGGCCTTATTCTTGCTCCAACTCGAGAGCTAGCTGCGCAGATCGCTCAAAACATTAAAGACTACGTTAAATACACTGAACTAAGCGTTTCAGCGGTTTACGGTGGTAACAAGATGTCTTCACAAGTTCGTCAATTAGAACTGGGTGTTGATATTTTGGTTGCAACACCAGGCCGTTTAGAAGAGCACTTAGAAGCGGGTAACGTGTCTATTGCTAACCTAGAATTCCTAGTATTCGATGAAGCTGACCGTATCCTTGATATGGGCTTCATCAATGCCGTTCGTAAAATCATGTTGGATGTGGAAACCTCTCCACAAATCATGATGTTCTCTGCGACGACTTCAACTCAGTTAAACCAACTGTCTGTTGATATTCTGCGTAAACCAAAACGTATCAGTGTTGAGCGCGAAAACTCAACGGCTGCTACGGTAGGCCACGTGGTGTACCCAGTTGATCAAGAGCGTAAAACAGAGCTACTTTCTGAGCTGATCGGTCGTAAAAACTGGCGTCAGGTTCTTGTGTTCGTGAACTACAAAGAAACAGCGAACGATGTAGTTAAAGAGCTTAAGCTTGACGGCATTAAAGCGGTACTTTGTCACGGTGATAAAGCGCAAAGCGCACGTCGTCGTGCATTGGATGACTTCAAAGAAGGCAGAGCTCGTGTAATGGTTGCAACTGACGTTGCGGCTCGTGGTCTTGATATCGAAGATTTACCACACGTAATTAACTACGACATGCCTTTCCTTGCAGAAGATTATGTTCACCGTATTGGCCGTACAGGTCGTGCTGGTAAACAAGGTCACGCGATTTCTTTCGTTAACCGCGAAGAAGAGCTGACAGTTGTTCAAGTTGAAAAATTGATTCAGCAACGCATTCGTCGTGTTGAGCAACCGGGTTACGAGCCGAAGAAACGTGATGCTTACATTGAGAAGCTGAACACTAAATCGGCTTACAAGAACCGTCAGGGTCGTAAGAACAACGCAAACGAAGAAAAACCAGATCAAGCAAGCGCTGAACGTCGTTTAACTATGATGAAGCGAATTCAAAACCGTCGTAAGTAATTACGATTGGTGATCGAAAAGAGCCACTGTTATGTGGCTCTTTTTGGTTGTGCTGTTTGTGTTTAGGATTCAATACTGTTTTGTCTCAACACAAACTCGTGATAATAAGATGAGTCGGTATAAGAATTCGTCACTATAAAGCGTAGTCACTGCATAGCTTGGTTCTTACAAAGCTCAGTTATTAAAAAGCTTAGTTATTACAAAGTTCAGCCACGATACAGCTTCGCTCAATAACCGCTGTAGAAACAACGGTCATCAAATAAAAATAAGTCGATAAGGTAATAATATGGATAGCGCGCTGCTTTGGGCTTTTATTCCAACGTTCTTCTTTGTGTCAATCACGCCCGGTATGTGTATGACCTTGGCTTTGACGTTGGGTATGAGTATTGGCTATAAGCGAACATTATGGATGATGATTGGTGAACTTGCGGGTGTGGCTGTTGTGTCAGTTGCTGCTGTATTGGGCATTGCGTCAATCATGCTTAATTACCCGTGGTTGTTTACTGGGTTTAAATTTATTGGTGCCGGTTACTTGTTCTACTTGGGTGTTCAAATGTGGCGTTCAAGAGGCAAGCTAGCGATCAGTACTGATAACCAAACAACAAAAGTCAGCAACGATTGGGATTTGGTGGTGCAAGGCTTCGTAACGGCAATCGCGAATCCTAAAGGCTGGGCATTTATGATTTCGTTACTGCCCCCATTCATCAATAGCAATGTCGACTTAGCGCCTCAGTTGTTCATTCTTGTGTCTATCATCCTTGTTTCTGAGTTTGTTTGTATGACTCTTT is a window encoding:
- a CDS encoding ABC transporter permease is translated as MKNNRISLFLILPAIIVSCAFFLLPVAQLVKVSLVDGGAISYWHILTRPIYFKSLVSTVGLSVLVTLVSLTIATITGLFLTRYEFKGKQLLVAMLSFPLAFPGVVIGFFVIMLAGRQGLFAQLGLMLTGDRWMFAYTMAGLFLGYLYFSIPRVVLTVMGTAEKLDHNLLEAGRSLGANRWQIFKDVTLPALTPGLISSGSICFATSMGAFGTAFTLATNINVLPMTIYTEFTLNANFAMAAALSLILGLATWVCLALAKRHGNASVAMGG
- a CDS encoding ABC transporter permease, coding for MKKDKYFYIQLLFTLTVCAFLIVPVFMSVVAGLTNNYFVGIKSGFTFRWVEQVWALYSDTIWLTLQIAIATTLINVVVGVPCAYVLAKSKSRWASIFDELLTLPIAIPGMAISLGLILAYGGFTDFRSSWMFILVGHVIFTLPFMVKSVLSILQSINFRVLEEGAASLGATFWPRFFDVIIPNCKAGIVAGMLMTLTLSIGEFNLTWMLHTPLTKTLPVGLADSYASMRLEISSAYTLIFLCLILPLLVLAQALNKKPVTNN
- a CDS encoding ABC transporter ATP-binding protein translates to MLEQQNGVEISLNNITKTFPDGTLALKPTSLKIEAGEILVLLGPSGCGKTTTLRMIAGLEFADDNGGTIVFGDHDVTGLPIEKRKVGMVFQSYALFPNMNVSENITYGLKVRGVGESERAGRLKEMLKMFDLEKYASRNVHQLSGGQRQRVALARAIITEPDVLLLDEPLSALDALLKQRLRGDIRDLLKRLGITAIYVTHDQEEAMAMGDRIAVLDHGEIAQIGSAKDIYLSPVNNFVADFIGQMNRLEGQVSEGCLLLDTCKQIILPDQVLAQVSTHKEISVMLRPEDILLTEVTDKNNGLTATVISTVFLGDRTRVTLSGVQKMSTLMVDCFARVDYQTGQVVAVSFAPERLIPLKK
- a CDS encoding phosphodiesterase, producing the protein MLIAQLTDLHIKQGGKHAYKKVDTLTCLYDAVNHINALHPKPDCVVVTGDLGDFGVSEEYQLINKALAEFEMPLYVIPGNHDDRHNLRQGLSNLVSFDHDEYCNFVVDIHDEVLIGLDSSVLGKPYGYLAADTLEWLSLVLEQYRDRPIMLFIHHPPMAVGLNHMDVQNLQNADEFYEVIKPFSNILGICAGHLHRPITAVWNSIPVWVGPSHSHSVTLDLDPKANSSFSLEPKAIQLLTIAENSVVSHISYIEDSDGPYPFFDQYGALID
- a CDS encoding TDT family transporter; its protein translation is MNWRRLTQVKNVPPSQASLALGVIGLGQAWALYLPGVGEIIRPYLAAFGALLLLPVLLRYLTSFNTFINDIRHPLSGSLMAPMSMALLILCDYLAEISPIIAYPIWFCALLLHFTMMVLFFGFQIVNFKMSNIVPSWFLYPVGLISSSLAGTQFGHTVFSETLAATCIGIYFFMLPVVLYRLVFEGNLPRRARPTLAIMAAPVNLSLAAYLVNFDNPDPILTGALAGIAITMTLLIYLCYIRLMRLKFQPSIAAVTFPSVISAIAMHRLTTFFGAEYPQWYWLHKFGFFELTIATILVIWVAGGYVKMYWPEFFDSDYMSKKVKRS
- the clcA gene encoding H(+)/Cl(-) exchange transporter ClcA, which codes for MTRREKIKQSLLAKMPRDAINQFLSRDKTPASVLVLSCIVGVLAGVVGTYFEVAVHFITETRTDWLKDEIGSHLPLWLAAFLISAAFAFIGYFLVHRFAPEAAGSGIPEIEGAMDGMRPVRWWRVLPVKFFGGMGALGSGMVLGREGPTVQMGGSIGRMVTDIFRVKDDDTRHSLLASGAAGGLAAAFNAPLAGIMFVVEEMRPQFRYSLISIKAVIISAVSANIVFRSINGQSAVITMPQYQPPELDALWLFLLLGVLFGLFGVIFNKLITLSQDMFVAIHKNDRKRYLITGTLLGGCFGLLLLYIPELTGGGIGIIPNITNGSYSTNVLLLIFLGRVLTTLLCFGSGAPGGIFAPMLALGTLFGYAFGLIAAAFFPELNIEPGMFAIAGMGALFAATVRAPITGILLVIEMTNNYYLILPLIITCLGAVIIAQMLGGQPIYSQLLNRTLKNEKLRQQDLPQQEEVR
- a CDS encoding CobW family GTP-binding protein encodes the protein MTKKVPTNIITGFLGVGKTTAILNLLKNKPENENWAVLVNEFGEIGIDGALMTDQGALIKEVPGGCMCCTAGVPMSVGINALLRQKPDRLLIEPTGLGHPKQVIATLTSEQYTPYVDLKATLGLVDPRNLSIEKYTSNQNFNDQLDSADVILGTKVDLVHSEDIDAFNDWVTDQTPAKVFHKLIHDGEVPLEVLDIERVYGSASSHLESHHHDHAEQEPQFQLPPGEAFIRKENKGQGYFSCGWLFGAEHKFDFDALFSMLSDLTAERVKAVVNTDQGCYAFNVANQVVSVNEISLDGFESRLEVIDSQLMPWGDLEQILLKLCGIK
- a CDS encoding DEAD/DEAH box helicase, with amino-acid sequence MSFSSQGFAPELVKALTECGYEKLTPIQQKAIPMARKGHDIFATAQTGTGKTAAFSLPVIQHLLNSGKKASRGTARGLILAPTRELAAQIAQNIKDYVKYTELSVSAVYGGNKMSSQVRQLELGVDILVATPGRLEEHLEAGNVSIANLEFLVFDEADRILDMGFINAVRKIMLDVETSPQIMMFSATTSTQLNQLSVDILRKPKRISVERENSTAATVGHVVYPVDQERKTELLSELIGRKNWRQVLVFVNYKETANDVVKELKLDGIKAVLCHGDKAQSARRRALDDFKEGRARVMVATDVAARGLDIEDLPHVINYDMPFLAEDYVHRIGRTGRAGKQGHAISFVNREEELTVVQVEKLIQQRIRRVEQPGYEPKKRDAYIEKLNTKSAYKNRQGRKNNANEEKPDQASAERRLTMMKRIQNRRK
- a CDS encoding LysE family translocator, which translates into the protein MDSALLWAFIPTFFFVSITPGMCMTLALTLGMSIGYKRTLWMMIGELAGVAVVSVAAVLGIASIMLNYPWLFTGFKFIGAGYLFYLGVQMWRSRGKLAISTDNQTTKVSNDWDLVVQGFVTAIANPKGWAFMISLLPPFINSNVDLAPQLFILVSIILVSEFVCMTLYATGGKSLKHMLGKADNVKLMNRIAGTLMMGVGVWLFVS